Proteins found in one Nitratiruptor sp. SB155-2 genomic segment:
- the glmM gene encoding phosphoglucosamine mutase, which produces MELFGTDGVRGKAGKLLSAQLSMRLAMAAGIYFRKNSRTNKIVVGKDTRRSGYMIENALVSGLTAVGYNVIQVGPMPTPAIAFLTEDLRCDAGIMISASHNPYYDNGIKFFNHQGDKLQPEDEKAIEAIFFDEQTIEENQKTDQDIGSSKRIDDVIGRYIVHLKNSFPKDLTLNGLRVVIDTANGAAYKVAPTVFSELGAEVFVINDEPNGFNINEKCGAMYPGELAKKVREYRADIGFALDGDADRLVVVDEKGKIVPGDLVIGALATYLKQEGMLQADAIVATVMSNKALEDYLATLGIELVRSNVGDKYVLDEMKKRGINFGGESSGHIIFGDYSKTGDGIVTALQITAYMLRSQKGASEILYPFSLYPSKMENVTVKEKKPLETIEEFPELQKRIEKSGIRSLIRYSGTENKLRILLEGKDQKKLEKLMEELIQFFKERLS; this is translated from the coding sequence ATGGAACTTTTTGGAACGGATGGAGTTCGGGGAAAAGCGGGAAAACTTCTAAGTGCCCAACTTAGCATGAGACTGGCAATGGCAGCTGGTATCTATTTTCGAAAAAATAGTAGAACAAATAAGATTGTTGTAGGCAAAGACACAAGGCGAAGTGGATATATGATAGAAAACGCACTGGTTAGCGGTTTAACCGCCGTTGGGTACAATGTAATTCAAGTTGGGCCTATGCCCACACCTGCCATCGCCTTTTTGACTGAAGATTTGCGATGCGATGCGGGAATTATGATCAGTGCTTCGCATAATCCCTACTATGATAACGGTATCAAGTTTTTTAACCATCAGGGGGACAAACTTCAGCCAGAAGATGAAAAAGCGATTGAAGCTATTTTTTTTGATGAACAAACGATAGAAGAAAATCAAAAAACCGATCAGGATATCGGTTCATCCAAGCGGATCGATGATGTGATTGGACGATACATCGTCCATCTCAAAAACTCTTTTCCCAAAGACTTGACACTCAATGGACTTCGTGTAGTCATCGATACGGCCAATGGTGCGGCCTATAAAGTGGCTCCAACAGTATTTAGTGAACTTGGCGCAGAAGTATTCGTGATCAACGATGAGCCAAACGGTTTCAATATCAACGAAAAGTGTGGCGCTATGTATCCTGGGGAGCTTGCCAAAAAGGTGAGAGAATATAGAGCCGATATCGGATTTGCACTGGATGGGGATGCAGATCGTCTGGTAGTTGTGGATGAAAAGGGAAAAATTGTTCCAGGAGATCTTGTCATCGGTGCTCTGGCAACCTATTTGAAGCAAGAGGGAATGCTTCAAGCCGATGCGATTGTTGCCACTGTCATGAGCAACAAAGCTCTCGAAGACTATCTTGCGACTCTGGGAATCGAGCTTGTTCGAAGCAATGTAGGGGATAAATATGTCCTTGACGAGATGAAAAAAAGAGGGATCAATTTCGGAGGAGAATCGAGCGGTCATATCATTTTCGGAGACTATTCAAAAACAGGTGATGGTATCGTGACGGCTCTGCAGATTACAGCTTATATGCTTCGAAGTCAAAAGGGGGCAAGTGAAATTCTTTATCCATTTTCTCTGTATCCAAGCAAAATGGAAAATGTGACTGTGAAAGAGAAAAAACCCCTTGAAACGATAGAGGAGTTTCCAGAACTTCAAAAGAGGATTGAAAAGAGCGGTATTCGCTCTTTGATCCGATATTCTGGTACAGAAAACAAATTGCGCATACTCCTTGAAGGCAAAGATCAAAAAAAGCTTGAAAAACTAATGGAAGAGTTGATCCAATTTTTCAAAGAGCGACTCAGTTGA
- the lspA gene encoding signal peptidase II, producing the protein MKRFFIFVLMAIGIFFIDRAIKELFLQGAFLEIKCIRFGYVLNKGVAFSLLSFLGPALKWIILAIVGFFFGYLIKKRWLFEHPILFGTLFGAALGNLYDRFVYGGVIDYVYWHCGFDFAVFNFADVMIDLSVVLLIYLHLKKT; encoded by the coding sequence ATGAAGCGGTTTTTTATATTTGTACTAATGGCCATTGGCATTTTTTTCATTGATAGAGCAATAAAAGAGCTCTTTTTACAGGGGGCCTTTCTAGAGATCAAGTGCATCAGATTTGGTTATGTGCTCAATAAAGGTGTCGCTTTTAGTCTGCTCTCTTTTTTAGGTCCCGCTCTTAAATGGATTATCCTGGCAATCGTTGGATTTTTTTTCGGGTATTTGATCAAAAAAAGATGGCTATTTGAGCATCCCATTCTTTTTGGAACACTTTTTGGGGCGGCTCTTGGTAATCTATATGATCGCTTTGTCTACGGGGGAGTGATCGATTACGTCTACTGGCATTGCGGGTTCGATTTTGCGGTGTTTAATTTTGCAGATGTGATGATCGATCTTTCTGTTGTACTTCTCATCTATTTACATTTAAAAAAAACTTGA
- a CDS encoding glucosaminidase domain-containing protein produces the protein MVRRVFVVLAFLATFAVAGLPQWYYSIKDTKIQKEEFFHILKPLVEKENQKVLMERAFIIAYFQYKKRHKEISLPLKEKFEAIVKKYRIKNRENMEEFLQKIDAIPVSLVLAQAALESGWGKSRFAKEANNLFGEWTYGKKGLVPKNRKPGQKHKIRIFNSIQDSIASYMLNLNRHAAYKEFRMARYLARKSGKQFSGLQAAMTMEHYSGIGERYNYLVRSIIKKHALHRLEERATYVTAL, from the coding sequence TTGGTAAGAAGAGTATTCGTAGTACTTGCATTTTTGGCAACATTCGCGGTAGCGGGTCTGCCACAGTGGTACTACTCGATCAAAGATACAAAAATTCAAAAAGAGGAGTTTTTTCATATTTTAAAGCCTCTTGTGGAGAAAGAGAACCAGAAAGTTCTTATGGAAAGAGCCTTTATCATAGCCTATTTTCAATATAAGAAGCGACATAAAGAGATATCTTTGCCACTCAAAGAAAAATTTGAGGCAATTGTGAAAAAATATCGCATCAAAAACAGAGAAAATATGGAAGAGTTCTTGCAAAAGATAGATGCGATTCCAGTTTCATTAGTGTTGGCCCAAGCTGCATTGGAAAGTGGCTGGGGGAAAAGTCGGTTTGCCAAAGAAGCCAATAACCTTTTTGGAGAGTGGACTTATGGGAAAAAGGGGCTTGTTCCAAAAAACAGAAAGCCCGGTCAAAAACATAAGATACGAATTTTCAATTCTATTCAAGACTCCATTGCCTCGTATATGCTTAATCTCAACAGGCATGCGGCTTACAAAGAGTTTCGAATGGCTAGATACTTGGCAAGAAAGTCTGGAAAACAGTTTTCAGGACTGCAGGCAGCTATGACAATGGAACACTACTCTGGGATAGGTGAGAGATACAACTATCTTGTTCGATCCATCATTAAAAAACACGCTTTACACCGACTGGAAGAGAGAGCCACTTACGTCACGGCTCTCTAA
- the prfA gene encoding peptide chain release factor 1 yields the protein MLKEKLHPFIQRYNEINELLSSPEITQDIKKMTALSKEQSEIEPIVEKAKEYMNILEAIEENRSLIEDEELGELAKEELKELEPKKEQLEEEIKVLLISKDPNDEKDIYLEIRAGTGGEEAALFASDLFKAYARYAEKKGWRVEIVSSSESDSGGYKEIIAKIKGQGVYSRLKYEAGTHRVQRVPETESQGRIHTSAVTVAIMPEVDDVDVEINPNDLKIDVYRSSGHGGQSVNTTDSAVRITHIPTGIVVAMQDEKSQHKNKEKALKILKARIFEKRMREQQEALAKDRKEQVGSGDRSERIRTYNFPQNRVTDHRIGLTLYKLEEVMQGDLDQIIEPLIAHYQAQKIQEAGL from the coding sequence ATGCTGAAAGAGAAACTCCACCCCTTTATACAGCGCTACAATGAGATCAACGAACTTCTAAGCTCTCCTGAAATCACACAAGATATCAAAAAGATGACGGCTCTATCGAAAGAGCAGTCCGAAATAGAACCTATTGTGGAAAAAGCCAAAGAGTATATGAATATTCTTGAAGCAATAGAAGAAAACAGATCATTGATAGAAGATGAAGAGCTTGGAGAGCTTGCCAAAGAGGAGCTTAAAGAACTTGAACCGAAAAAAGAGCAACTCGAAGAAGAGATTAAAGTTCTTTTGATCTCAAAAGACCCCAACGATGAAAAAGATATCTACCTAGAAATTAGAGCTGGAACCGGAGGAGAAGAAGCTGCACTCTTTGCATCCGATCTTTTTAAAGCCTATGCACGCTATGCAGAAAAAAAGGGCTGGAGAGTAGAAATTGTAAGTTCCAGCGAGAGTGACTCTGGTGGCTACAAAGAGATCATTGCAAAAATAAAGGGACAAGGGGTCTACAGTAGGCTCAAATATGAAGCAGGAACTCACAGAGTCCAAAGAGTTCCGGAAACAGAATCACAAGGACGTATTCATACCTCCGCCGTTACCGTAGCCATCATGCCAGAAGTGGATGATGTGGATGTAGAAATCAACCCCAACGATCTCAAAATCGACGTCTACCGCTCCAGCGGACACGGTGGACAGTCTGTAAACACAACTGATAGTGCCGTTCGTATCACCCATATTCCTACAGGTATTGTTGTTGCAATGCAGGATGAAAAGAGCCAACACAAAAACAAAGAGAAAGCTCTTAAAATCTTGAAAGCTCGAATCTTTGAAAAAAGAATGCGCGAACAGCAAGAAGCTTTAGCAAAAGATAGAAAAGAGCAGGTTGGGAGTGGTGATAGAAGCGAACGGATCCGAACATACAACTTTCCTCAAAACAGGGTCACAGACCACAGAATCGGACTGACACTATACAAGCTTGAAGAAGTCATGCAAGGAGATCTTGATCAAATCATTGAGCCTCTTATTGCCCATTATCAAGCACAAAAAATACAAGAAGCGGGTCTGTAG
- the rpsT gene encoding 30S ribosomal protein S20, whose translation MANHKSALKRVRQTKKRTERNRFYRTRMKNIIKDVKEAVASGNKAAAIEALKVANKRIHEYVSKGIIKKNNAARKVSKLHKLVNSMNEAA comes from the coding sequence ATGGCAAATCATAAATCCGCACTCAAACGAGTTCGCCAAACAAAAAAGAGAACAGAACGAAATAGATTCTACCGCACACGAATGAAAAACATCATCAAAGATGTAAAAGAAGCGGTAGCAAGTGGTAACAAAGCAGCTGCAATCGAAGCATTAAAAGTAGCAAACAAACGAATCCATGAATATGTAAGCAAGGGTATCATCAAGAAAAACAACGCAGCTCGCAAAGTATCCAAGCTTCACAAACTCGTCAACTCCATGAACGAGGCGGCGTAA
- the dapF gene encoding diaminopimelate epimerase has translation MQLVKYSASGNDFVIYHTFVKKDRSELAKLLCHRHEGIGADGLIVLLPHSRYDFEWQFYNADGSEAEMCGNGSRAAAHYAYSYGLASKQMRFLTLAGVIEASVEADVVESQLTKPKILDRKIEENGKRWWLIDTGVPHLVTFVEDLNQFDKNESKRLRNKYNANVNYGIIRDLENVGVRTYERGVEDETLACGTGMAATFLRAFEEGVVNPTVTVVPKSGEELQLRYENEKLFFKGRVKKVFETFKEGIW, from the coding sequence ATGCAGTTAGTTAAATATAGCGCTAGTGGCAACGACTTTGTCATCTATCACACATTTGTAAAAAAAGATAGAAGTGAACTTGCAAAACTGCTTTGCCATAGACACGAAGGAATAGGAGCGGATGGTCTGATCGTCCTTTTGCCCCATAGCAGGTACGATTTTGAGTGGCAGTTTTACAATGCCGATGGGAGTGAAGCCGAAATGTGCGGCAATGGAAGCAGAGCGGCAGCTCACTATGCTTACTCATATGGTCTGGCTTCGAAACAGATGCGTTTTTTGACACTGGCCGGTGTGATTGAAGCAAGTGTGGAGGCGGATGTAGTAGAGTCCCAGCTCACAAAACCAAAAATTTTGGATCGCAAGATTGAAGAAAACGGAAAGCGATGGTGGCTTATCGATACAGGGGTGCCTCACCTTGTCACATTTGTGGAAGATTTGAATCAGTTTGATAAAAATGAGTCAAAAAGACTCAGAAATAAATACAATGCTAATGTAAATTATGGTATAATCCGGGATTTGGAAAATGTAGGGGTCCGCACCTATGAGCGGGGTGTGGAAGATGAGACCCTTGCATGTGGGACCGGAATGGCTGCAACCTTTTTACGAGCTTTTGAAGAAGGGGTTGTAAACCCTACGGTTACGGTGGTTCCAAAAAGTGGAGAAGAATTACAGCTTCGATACGAAAATGAAAAGCTCTTCTTCAAGGGAAGAGTGAAAAAAGTGTTTGAAACCTTTAAGGAGGGTATTTGGTAA